In the genome of Solwaraspora sp. WMMD792, the window TCCTCGCTCGCGGTCGCCGGCCGCATGCCGGCAGCGGCCAACGCGGCGTACACGCCGCCGACCACCTTGCCCTGCCCGGCGAGCGCCGTGCCCGCCACCAGGTCACGCGGCATCCACGACTCATGCAGCTGGACGACACGGCCGTCCATCAAGTGGCGACGGCGGCGCAGCACCATTGAGGCGCCGGCAGGCAGAGCCAGCCGCGCGGCTACGCCGGGTGGTGCAGGTATGGCCTCCTCGACCGATACGACTTCCACCGACCCGTCGATGCCCTGGTCGGCGCAGGCGGTCTCCCACGGGCCGAGGTTCGCCCGAGTGCGGGCGGGGTCGGCGACGGCTGCGTACCGCGCCAGCGCCAGCCGCACCGGTGGCGCCGCGACTCGCGTTCCTGCGGCCCGGGCCGACTCGAGTACGCCGGCGGC includes:
- a CDS encoding GntR family transcriptional regulator, giving the protein MAGYREIAADLREAIAAGEYAPGAQIPTEHALAERYGVSRETVRRALAELRAAGVLESARAAGTRVAAPPVRLALARYAAVADPARTRANLGPWETACADQGIDGSVEVVSVEEAIPAPPGVAARLALPAGASMVLRRRRHLMDGRVVQLHESWMPRDLVAGTALAGQGKVVGGVYAALAAAGMRPATASEELSARPAALAEQSDLGLAAVGWVLELWRTTRDVTGRPLEALQVVSDARRVTYVYDDLPIRGER